The Anopheles coluzzii chromosome 2, AcolN3, whole genome shotgun sequence genome window below encodes:
- the LOC120951970 gene encoding chitin synthase chs-2-like, producing the protein MKNNATMNYFTESSDEDDEETVMIKKVQQDNKLWDSFQDPPVPQTSGSAASREYLLVFIKGLKVFTYIFVFLVILASACFAKMSFLLMVSNVKDGTKNRYCDVRQPDKQFEAYIPLEQRVAWMWAIVFSFAVPEVGTFIRAARICFFKNIPRPSWGQLLMVTIMESFHVIGLAILTFLVYPNLDVVKAAMLSNCVCLVPAIGGLLSRSHKESKLAFKYVFDLLAISAQLTGYVVWPLLSNQFELWFIPGSIFLISCHWWENYLSQKSLFRPIASFAAIREKLTDNRYQTYLLIAPYKIFLFLGACIYLSGQTVTDFFGLFDSGWGNHTITVREMEAVLNEKFPDLSSITSDLEEHEIFPTSNAIIWTTVTHILCAYLCYIFSKFACKIQIQSFSMAFPINLAVPVTVTLLLVFCGLREADVCAFDNILPDYIFFRMPPIYYLFDYVVNEFSWLWLLWLLSQTWITRHLWMAKSDRNASTEKLFVTPMYNSLLIDQSVAMNRRREDQEDFVKKIDMVKVKDTEKANEIDAKAHEGKDDKIKPYDRIPQIFICATMWHENKEELMEFLKSILRLDEDQCARRMAMKHIQANKDDIDPDYYDLETHIFFDDAFVNDKSKCESADASPLNSYVKTLINHIEEAALEVYKTKMRVYPPTKIVTPYGGRLIWTLPGRTKMIAHLKDKNKIRHKKRWSQVMYMYYLLGYRIMQLNTSPERKMVIAQNTYLLALDGDIDFQPNAVSLLVGRMKVDPDLGAACGRIHPVGTGPMVWYQIFEYAIGHWLQKATEHVIGCVLCSPGCFSLFRGRALMENSVMKKYTTKSDQARHYVQYDQGEDRWLCTLLLKQKFRVEYSAASDAYTHAPEGFNEFYNQRRRWVPSTIANIFDLLADAKRVVKTNNSISMPYIIYQCMLMFGTILGPGTIFLMMVGALVAVFRIDIWTSFLWNGVPLAGFMAICYWMKQKYQLIAAFFISAIYSLVMMAVLVGIVVQVMEDGILAPSSVFFLAVALQIVITGVLHPQEMEALPAGLVYYITIPSMYMLLVIYSVFNMNDVSWGTRENPVDAAKKAPPPVAAPAGKMQKILGYLRSPDKEEDGSIDISINGLFRCLLCTHPKASAEKEQIAQIAASLSEISVKMKALEMKLTGNVSVMRSDDEDDDIGSLDMHRPEGNRGPSSPSSTSGAASPIQTVKNDSLEEPEKQINYLPDWLYDVDLKNGDTETISASEEQFWIELIEKYLKPLDLSEKQKEEMKSQLKGLRDLAVFAFVMANALFVLVIFLLQLKKQELHIEWWFNVKNKISFDESTVEIMIRREYLELEPIGLVFVMFFGLILIIQFVAMLMHRFGTISQILASTELNWYCSKKAKDMSLDAELRENAVEIARRLQRPKPQWDEEDLEDEQKAIGRRDTIHRILYQHKNKQDWSNLEANFKRNYYKEGELDLGHRLTLSRKTLNVLDTRRKSMAEQRKIRKSIIRGQNPYDSAGDLWYPDEPPGQQPSPGSRSYNGQMGGGGANRKRSSANNNGGGRQSSNNGLGAGGRTNFAYQVDDDFDDNYSDDDAREEMQYRRPTVELEMAERANRPPKNRKSRVAFA; encoded by the exons ATGAAGAACAACGCCACCATGAACTACTTCACCGAATCGTCCGACGAGGATGACGAGGAGACGGTCATGATCAAAAA AGTGCAGCAGGACAACAAGCTATGGGACTCGTTCCAGGATCCGCCCGTACCGCAGACATCCGGTTCCGCCGCCAGCCGGGAGTATCTGCTCGTGTTCATCAAAGGGCTGAAGGTGTTTACCTACATCTTTGTGTTTCTCGTCATACTGGCCAGTGCGTGCTTTGCCAAGATGTCCTTCCTGCTGATGGTGTCCAACGTAAAGGACGGGACCAAGAATCGTTACTGTGACGTGCGGC AGCCCGACAAACAGTTCGAAGCGTACATTCCACTCGAGCAGCGAGTAGCCTGGATGTGGGCGATTGTGTTCTCGTTTGCCGTGCCGGAGGTCGGAACCTTTATCCGGGCGGCACGCATCTGCTTCTTCAAGAACATCCCGCGACCGTCCTGGGGCCAGCTGTTGATGGTTACGATTATGGAGAGCTTCCACGTGATTGGGTTGGCAATTTTGACGTTTTTAGTGTACCCCAACCTGGACGTCGTTAAGGCCGCGATGCTGTCGAACTGTGTCTGCCTAGTGCCTGCCATCGGTGGACTGCTATCCCGTTCGCACAAAGAGTCCAAGCTGGCCTTCAAGTACGTCTTCGATCTGCTTGCGATCAGTGCGCAGCTTACCGGTTACGTCGTGTGGCCACTGCTCAGTAACCAGTTTGAGCTGTGGTTCATCCCGGGATCCATCTTTCTCATATCCTGCCACTGGTGGGAGAATTACTTATCGCAGAAAAGTCTATTTC GACCAATCGCATCATTCGCTGCTATACGCGAAAAATTAACCGACAACCGGTACCAAACGTATCTACTGATCGCGCCGTACAAAATCTTCCTATTTCTCGGGGCCTGCATCTATCTCTCCGGCCAAACGGTGACCGATTTTTTCGGACTGTTTGATAGTGGCTGGGGTAATCACACCATCACAGTACGCGAG ATGGAAGCCGTGTTGAACGAAAAGTTTCCCGACCTCTCGTCCATCACGTCCGATCTGGAGGAACACGAAATTTTCCCCACCAGCAACGCCATCATCTGGACCACGGTCACACATATCCTGTGTGCGTATCTGTGCTACATCTTCAGCAAATTTGCGTGCAAAATCCAGATTCAAAGCTTCTCCATGGCATTCCCGATCAATCTCGCGGTACCGGTCACAGTTactctgctgctggtgttctGTGGTCTGCGAGAGGCGGATGTCTGTGCGTTCGACAATATCCTGCCTGACTACATCTTCTTCCGTATGCCTCCGATCTACTACCTCTTCGACTACGTTGTCAACGAGTTTTCTTGGCTCTGGTTGCTATGGCTGCTCTCGCAAACCTGGATCACCCGCCATCTGTGGATGGCAAAGAGCGATCGAAACGCATCGACCGAGAAACTTTTCGTAACACCCATGTACAACAGCCTACTGATAGACCAGAGCGTTGCCATGAATCGCCGACGGGAAGATCAGGAAGATTTCGTTAAGAAAATT GATATGGTTAAAGTGAAAGATACAGAAAAGGCGAACGAAATCGATGCCAAGGCACACGAGGGAAAGGATGACAAGATCAAACCGTACGATCGTATCCCGCAGATATTCATTTGTGCGACCATGTGGCACGAAAACAAGGAGGAACTGATGGAGTTCTTGAAATCCATCCTACGACTGGATGAAGATCAGTGTGCCAGGCGGATGGCGATGAAACACATACAAGCAAACAAGGATGATATTGATCCTGACTATTACGATCTCGAAA CTCACATTTTCTTCGACGACGCGTTCGTAAATGATAAATCCAAGTGTGAGAGTGCCGATGCCTCACCGCTCAATTCCTACGTAAAGACGCTGATCAACCACATCGAAGAGGCGGCCCTGGAAGTGTACAAAACCAAGATGCGCGTATATCCGCCCACCAAGATCGTCACTCCATACGGTGGCCGATTGATCTGGACACTGCCGGGAAGGACGAAAATGATTGCACACCTCAAGGACAAAAACAAGATCCGGCACAAGAAGCGCTGGTCACAGGTTATGTACATGTACTACCTGCTCGGCTACCGAATCATGCAGCTGAACACATCGCCCGAGCGAAAGATGGTCATCGCCCAAAACACCTACCTGTTGGCACTGGACGGGGACATTGATTTCCAACCGAACGCCGTCTCCCTGCTTGTCGGACGAATGAAGgtcgatccggacctgggtgCTGCCTGTGGACGCATTCATCCGGTCGGCACGGGACCGATGGTTTGGTATCAGATCTTCGAGTACGCCATCGGACATTGGCTGCAGAAGGCTACCGAGCACGTGATTGGCTGCGTGCTGTGTTCGCCCGGTTGTTTCTCGCTCTTCCGCGGTCGTGCCCTGATGGAAAACTCCGTCATGAAGAAGTACACTACCAAGTCGGACCAGGCACGCCACTACGTCCAGTACGATCAGGGTGAGGATCGATGGCTGTGCACCCtgttgttgaagcaaaagTTCCGCGTCGAGTATTCGGCCGCCTCGGACGCTTATACGCACGCCCCGGAAGGGTTTAACGAGTTCTACAACCAGCGCCGTCGCTGGGTTCCGTCCACCATTGCCAACATCTTCGATCTGCTGGCGGATGCGAAACGGGTCGTCAAGACGAACAACAGCATCTCCATGCCGTACATCATCTACCAGTGCATGCTCATGTTCGGCACAATCCTCGGCCCGGGCACGATCTTTCTCATGATGGTGGGTGCCCTGGTGGCCGTGTTTCGTATCGACATTTGGACCTCCTTCCTGTGGAACGGCGTCCCGCTCGCCGGGTTTATGGCCATCTGCTACTGGATGAAGCAAAAGTATCAACTGATAGCGGCCTTCTTCATCTCGGCCATCTATTCGCTCGTCATGATGGCCGTGCTGGTCGGTATCGTGGTGCAGGTGATGGAGGACGGTATACTTGCGCCGTCGTCCGTGTTCTTTCTCGCCGTCGCGCTGCAGATCGTCATCACCGGTGTGCTGCATCCACAGGAAATGGAAGCACTGCCGGCGGGCCTGGTGTACTACATCACCATTCCCTCCATGTACATGTTGCTCGTGATCTACTCCGTATTCAACATGAACGATGTGTCCTGGGGAACGCGTGAAAACCCCGTTGATGCAGCGAAAAAGGCACCACCGCCGGTAGCGGCCCCGGCAGGAAAGATGCAAAAAATATTGGGCTATCTCCGCTCGCCCGATAAGGAGGAGGACGGTTCCATTGACATCTCCATCAATGGCCTGTTCCGATGTCTGCTCTGTACGCACCCAAAGGCCAGCGCCGAAAAGGAGCAAATCGCACAAATTGCGGCATCGCTCAGCGAAATAAGTGTAAAAATGAAGGCACTGGAAAT gAAATTAACCGGCAACGTCAGCGTAATGAGATCAGACGACGAAGATGATGACATCGGTAGTCTCGATATGCATCGTCCGGAAGGTAACCGGGGCCCATCCTCGCCATCCTCCACCTCGGGCGCCGCCTCCCCGATCCAGACGGTGAAAAATGATTCCCTCGAAGAG CCCGAGAAGCAGATTAACTATCTGCCGGATTGGTTGTACGACGTGGATTTGAAAAACGGCGACACTGAGACGATCTCCGCCTCGGAGGAGCAATTCTGGATCGAGCTGATCGAGAAGTATCTGAAGCCGCTCGATCTGTCGGAAAAGCAGAAGGAAGAGATGAAGTCACAGCTCAAAGGTCTACGCGATCTGGCCGTGTTTGCCTTCGTCATGGCGAACGCACTGTTTGTGCTGGTGATCTTTCTGCTGCAGCTGAAAAAACAGGAGCTACACATCGAGTGGTGGTTCAACGTGAAGAACAAGATCAGCTTCGACGAAAGCACGGTCGAGATCATGATCCGGCGCGAGTACCTGGAGCTCGAACCGATCGGTTTGGTGTTTGTGATGTTCTTCGGTTTGATTCTCATCATTCAGTTTGTGGCCATGCTGATGCATCGGTTCGGTACCATCTCCCAGATTCTTGCCTCCACTGAGCTGAACTGGTACTGTTCGAAGAAGGCTAAGGATATGTCACTCGATGCGGAACTGCGCGAGAATGCGGTCGAAATTGCACGTCGACTGCAGCGCCCCAAACCGCAGTGGGACGAGGAAGATCTAGAGGACGAGCAGAAAGCTATTGGACGTCGCGACACGATCCATCGCATTCTCTACCAGCACAAAAACAAGCAGGACTGGAGCAACCTGGAGGCTAACTTCAAGCGCAACTACTACAAGGAGGGCGAACTGGACCTTGGCCATCGGCTTACGCTCAGCCGGAAAACACTCAACGTGCTCGATACACGCCGTAAATCGATGGCCGAACAGCGCAAGATCCGCAAATCGATCATCCGGGGCCAGAATCCGTACGATTCGGCCGGAGATCTTTGGTATCCGGACGAACCGCCCGGCCAGCAACCATCTCCCGGCTCGCGGTCCTACAACGGCCAGATGGGCGGTGGAGGCGCCAATCGGAAGCGCAGCAGTGCCAACAACAATGGCGGTGGACGCCAATCATCCAACAACGGGCTCGGCGCCGGAGGTCGCACCAACTTTGCCTACCAAGTGGACGACGATTTCGACGACAACTACTCCGATGATGATGCCCGCGAGGAAATGCAGTACCGTCGACCGACGGTCGAGCTCGAGATGGCCGAACGAGCGAACCGGCCACCCAAAAATCGCAAGAGCCGTGTTGCCTTCGCCTGA
- the LOC120951889 gene encoding uncharacterized protein LOC120951889 has protein sequence MKVSLYIILISILLSKHYALSHIIRKRQLFREQVLPHAGGKIPDSAFLTDRLALNRLQKDGIAVPDGVLLEQRQYQVYPHQHRTVRPTFRVVQTPDNRYISPEGEYSHNALATVDTTYLIPHAGDKLLLHDHPHHRPPHYAIPKAPILKELRLPNYAVFNFDYKKKKPHVGGAVVQLGKVPLGSYEHYRPPKPLDGGWAQRLPQDFVSYHAAVGNGHNYPSTHHVPSSSSSSLPYGSDIGGSWNSGWAPSTGSSSGESLSPQPLGSFEDYYSQLSDKHRFYRNVGERTPAAGPKPASVLCRDRQRGHPQCHQA, from the exons ATGAAGGTTTCACTGTACATAATATTAATCTCGATCTTGCTCAGCAAGCATTACGCGTTATCGCACATAATCAGG AAACGGCAACTCTTTCGCGAGCAAGTGCTGCCGCATGCCGGAGGCAAAATACCGGACTCGGCCTTTTTAACCGATCGTTTGGCGCTGAACCGGCTGCAGAAGGATGGCATTGCCGTGCCGGACGGTGTGCTGCTCGAGCAGCGCCAGTACCAGGTGTACCCGCACCAGCACCGTACCGTACGGCCAACGTTCCGCGTCGTGCAGACGCCGGACAATCGGTACATCTCGCCGGAGGGCGAGTACAGCCACAATGCGCTGGCGACGGTCGATACGACGTACTTGATACCGCACGCCGGTGACAAATTGCTGCTGCATGATCATCCCCATCATCGGCCGCCCCATTACGCCATCCCGAAGGCACCGATCCTCAAGGAACTTCGGCTGCCGAACTATGCCGTGTTTAATTTCGactacaaaaagaagaaaccgcACGTGGGAGGAGCAGTGGTCCAGCTGGGGAAGGTCCCGCTGGGCTCGTACGAACACTATCGCCCACCGAAGCCATTGGACGGTGGATGGGCCCAGAGATTACCTCAAGATTTTGTGAGCTACCATGCAG CTGTCGGTAATGGTCACAATTATCCATCAACCCATCACGTaccttcgtcgtcgtcgtcgtcgttgccgtACGGAAGCGACATTGGCGGCAGCTGGAACAGTGGCTGGGCCCCGTCCACGGGCAGTTCATCGGGCGAGTCTCTTTCGCCG CAACCGCTCGGCAGTTTCGAGGACTATTATAGTCAGTTGAGCGATAAGCACCGCTTCTACCGAAACGTGGGCGAGCGAACGCCGGCAGCGGGACCAAAGCCCGCCAGCGTACTGTGCCGAGATCGCCAGCGTGGCCATCCGCAATGCCATCAAGCTTAA